The stretch of DNA AAGGCCTCGTCGTCGACATCACCCTCGTCGGAGAAGTCGAGGGCGGCTTCCGTCGCGGCGAGTACGTCGAGAAGCGTGGCCCTCCAGCCCTCGACCGCTCGACCGAGGGCACCGTCGAGCTGGCGTACGGCCTGCCGCCGTTGCGCCTCGGTCTCGGCATCGATCAGGTCGGCCAAGCCTTCGACCGCGGTCAGATCCATGCGGCCGTTGAGGAAAGCCCGGCGCGTGAAGGCTCCGGCCTCCGCCGGCATCAGACCGGGCATGTCGCCGAGGCTGCGCAAGACCGCTGCGCGCACGGCCGGCCCACCATGGAGGTGGAGTTCCGCCATGTCCTCGCCGGTCGCAGTGCCCGGTCCGGGCAGCCAGGCAATTAGGGCATGATCGAGGAGATCTCCGGTCGCCGGCTCGCGCAGCATGCGCAACGACAGGCGGCGTGCCGGTGGCAGGGGTGACCGGATCAGCGTGGAGAGCGCGCGGCCGGCCTGCGGCCCACTGATCCGCACGACGGCGACGGCGGTGCGGCCATAGCCGGTCGCGGGGGCGTAGATGGTATCGAGGGGCAGCATGGAGAGTTCGAAAGGCCGAGCCGAGTCGCGACGCCGGGATGGCGGCGCGAGCCGTGGCTAGCACGAAGCGACGGTCGTGCCGATGTGGCGAAGGCCGCAGACGACACCGTGACGACGGCAGTGCTTGCGGGCGGTCCAGGGAGGGGAGGGGTTCGGGATGGCGGTTGGAACGGAGCCTGCCTGGGCTCGGCGCCGCCGGACGCCGATGCACGCCACGAGGGCGGCACAGCATACAGGGGTGAAGCGATGCCCGGAACGGGCGCCCGTCCCCCTGTGTGACCTCGTCTTGGAGAGGGCAGACGATCGAAGTTCGTTCGTTCTCGCGGAGGCCCGAGCCATCGCCGGGCTTCCGGACCCGTCGCTCGATACTCCTTCGAGATGCATCCCGGAGCTTGGTCGGGCTGATCGATCCCGGATACCCTGCCGTGATCTTCTCGTTGTCCCGTGGCTGATCGAGACCGACCCGGGATCCATCACCGCGAATCGGCTCGAAGATCGGGCGCGGAAACCGATCCATCCCCGCCGTATCCGGCGTCGTGAGCGGCGATGGTTCCAGGGTCTCGCTGCGCGCCCCCGGACGACCGGGCGAGTTTCGCTGAGCTTCCGGCTCACCCGCAAGGTTTCAGGATCAGCCCCACCGGCAGGAGAGACCGGCGCCGGGGACGAACCGACCTGTCGCAGACCACGAGGCAGGGCAGACACCTCGCGGGGTCCCCCAAACGGCGACGGCGCCCCTGTCGGGGCGCCGCGCGAAGAAGTTCGGAAATCCCGACCGGCGGTCGGATCAGGTGTTCATCGAGTCGAAGAAATCGCCGTTGCTCTTGGTCTGGCGCAGCTTGTCGAGCAGGAACTCGATCGCGTCGGTGACGCCCATCGGGTTGAGGATGCGGCGCAGCACGTAGGTCTTCTTGAGCGAGTCCGGCGGGACCAGCAGCTCCTCCTTGCGGGTGCCGGAGCGGGTGATGTCGATCGCCGGGAAGATGCGCTTGTCGGAGACCTTGCGGTCCAGGATGATCTCGGAGTTGCCGGTGCCCTTGAACTCCTCGAAGATCACCTCGTCCATCCGCGAGCCGGTATCGATCAGCGCGGTGGCGATGATGGTCAGCGAGCCGCCCTCCTCGATGTTGCGGGCGGCGCCGAAGAAGCGCTTGGGCCGCTGCAGGGCGTTGGCATCGACACCGCCGGTCAGCACCTTGCCGGAGGACGGCACCACGGTGTTGTAGGCGCGGCCGAGCCGGGTGATCGAATCGAGCAGGATGACGACGTCGCGGCCGTGCTCGACCAGGCGCTTGGCCTTCTCGATCACCATCTCGGCGACCTGAACGTGGCGGGTCGCCGGCTCGTCGAAGGTCGAGGCGATCACCTCACCCTTCACCGAGCGCTGCATGTCGGTGACTTCCTCCGGCCGCTCGTCGATGAGCAGGACGATGAGGTAGCATTCGGGGTGGTTCAGGGTGATCGACTGGGCGATGTTCTGCATCAGCACCGTCTTGCCGGTCCGCGGCGGCGCCACGATCAGGGCGCGCTGGCCCTTGCCGATCGGCGCGACGATGTCGATGATCCGGGGCGAGAAGTCCTTGCGGGTCGGCTCCGACAGTTCGAGCTTGAAGCGCTGCGTGGGGAACAGCGGCGTCAGGTTGTCGAAGTGGACCTTGTGCTTGATCTTGTCCGGGTTCTCGAAATTGATCGTGTTGACCTTGAGCAGCGCGAAGTAGCGCTCGCCGTCCTTCGGGCCGCGGATCGGCCCCTCGACGGTGTCGCCGGTGCGCAGGCCGAAGCGGCGAATCTGCGTCGGCGAGATGTAGATGTCGTCGGGACCCGGGAGGTAGTTCGAGTCGGAGGAGCGCAGGAAGCCGAAGCCGTCCTGCAGCACCTCGACGGTGCCGGCGCCGATGATCTCGACATCCTTGGCAGCGAGCTGCTTCAGGATCGCGAACATCAGCTCCTGCTTGCGCATGGTCTGCGCGTTCTCGACCTCGACCTCCTCGGCGAATGCGAGGAGCTCGGTCGGGGTCTTCGACTTGAGATCCTGCAGCTTCACCTCACGCATCGCGGGGGCGGCCGGGGTCTCGATCGGGGCGAGGGTATCTTCGATCATGGGATATCGGGGTGCGGGGGCGAAGCGGGAGGCGTCATGTCAGGACAGGTCCGGCTGCCGCGGG from Methylobacterium aquaticum encodes:
- the rho gene encoding transcription termination factor Rho, translating into MIEDTLAPIETPAAPAMREVKLQDLKSKTPTELLAFAEEVEVENAQTMRKQELMFAILKQLAAKDVEIIGAGTVEVLQDGFGFLRSSDSNYLPGPDDIYISPTQIRRFGLRTGDTVEGPIRGPKDGERYFALLKVNTINFENPDKIKHKVHFDNLTPLFPTQRFKLELSEPTRKDFSPRIIDIVAPIGKGQRALIVAPPRTGKTVLMQNIAQSITLNHPECYLIVLLIDERPEEVTDMQRSVKGEVIASTFDEPATRHVQVAEMVIEKAKRLVEHGRDVVILLDSITRLGRAYNTVVPSSGKVLTGGVDANALQRPKRFFGAARNIEEGGSLTIIATALIDTGSRMDEVIFEEFKGTGNSEIILDRKVSDKRIFPAIDITRSGTRKEELLVPPDSLKKTYVLRRILNPMGVTDAIEFLLDKLRQTKSNGDFFDSMNT